One Lacunisphaera limnophila DNA window includes the following coding sequences:
- a CDS encoding glycoside hydrolase family 2 protein, whose amino-acid sequence MQSLLRPLVLALAALTGLVAPATPLINAADREVLALNGRWHVIVDPYDNGYVNYRLQRFDEATKPSGGYFLDRKPATPAELIEYDFDTSASLNVPGDWNSQDDKLLYYESTVWYRKRFDYTPRAAGARQFLHFGGANYEADVYLNGAKLGRHVGGFTPFEFEVTGKLKPTGNSLVVRVNNARRPEAVPTVNTDWWNYGGLTRDVRLLETPATAIRDFALRLQPGADRRVRGFVQLDGPGQPVTVEIPELKIAVAATADAAGRATFEFALTGAELWSPESPRLYAVTLTAGADRLTDRVGFRTIETRGADILLNGKSTFLRGISLHEENPLRGGRATTPADARQLLGWAQELGCNYVRLAHYPHNEHMARVADELGILLWAEVPVYWTIHWDNADTYANAENQLTELITRDRNRASVIIWSMANETPISPARTVFLKKLVAHTRALDPTRLISAAMERHSPADDPSTSIVEDELAEVTDLVSFNQYIGWYVGMPDDCAKAKWIINYNKPVIVSEFGADALQGLHGDRRARFTEEFQADLYAQTLTMLEKIPQLRGMTPWILCDFRSPRRHLPNIQDGWNRKGLIGENGTRKMAFGVLQEYYARKAAAYAKP is encoded by the coding sequence ATGCAAAGTCTGTTGCGTCCGCTCGTCCTCGCTCTGGCTGCCCTCACGGGCCTCGTCGCCCCGGCCACCCCCCTCATCAACGCCGCCGACCGAGAGGTGCTCGCGCTGAACGGCCGCTGGCACGTGATTGTCGATCCTTACGACAACGGCTACGTCAACTACCGGTTGCAGCGCTTCGATGAGGCGACGAAACCCAGCGGCGGCTACTTCCTCGACCGGAAGCCGGCCACGCCGGCCGAGCTGATCGAGTACGATTTCGACACGAGCGCCTCGCTCAACGTGCCGGGCGACTGGAATTCGCAGGACGACAAGCTCCTCTATTACGAGAGCACCGTCTGGTACCGGAAGCGGTTTGATTACACGCCCCGGGCCGCCGGGGCGCGCCAGTTCCTCCATTTCGGCGGGGCCAATTACGAGGCCGACGTCTACCTCAACGGCGCCAAGCTCGGCCGGCATGTCGGCGGTTTCACGCCGTTTGAATTCGAGGTGACCGGCAAGCTGAAGCCCACCGGCAACTCGCTCGTCGTCCGCGTGAACAACGCGCGTCGACCCGAGGCCGTGCCCACGGTCAACACCGACTGGTGGAACTACGGCGGGCTCACCCGCGACGTGCGGCTGCTGGAGACGCCGGCGACGGCGATCCGCGACTTCGCCCTGCGGCTGCAGCCGGGGGCCGACCGGCGGGTGCGCGGCTTCGTCCAGCTGGACGGGCCGGGCCAGCCGGTGACGGTGGAGATCCCGGAACTGAAGATCGCGGTCGCCGCCACGGCGGATGCCGCGGGTCGCGCGACCTTCGAGTTTGCCCTGACCGGCGCCGAGCTTTGGTCGCCCGAGTCGCCGCGGCTCTATGCGGTCACCCTCACGGCGGGGGCCGACCGCCTCACCGACCGGGTGGGGTTCCGCACGATTGAGACCCGCGGCGCGGACATCCTGCTGAACGGGAAGTCGACTTTCCTGCGCGGCATCAGCCTGCACGAGGAGAACCCGCTGCGCGGCGGACGCGCCACGACGCCGGCGGACGCCCGCCAGCTGCTCGGCTGGGCGCAGGAACTGGGCTGCAACTACGTGCGCCTCGCCCACTATCCCCACAACGAGCACATGGCCCGCGTCGCCGACGAGCTGGGCATTTTGCTCTGGGCGGAGGTGCCGGTGTACTGGACGATCCACTGGGACAACGCCGACACCTACGCGAACGCCGAGAACCAGCTCACGGAGCTGATCACCCGCGACCGCAACCGGGCCAGCGTCATCATCTGGTCGATGGCGAACGAGACGCCGATCTCGCCCGCCCGCACGGTGTTTCTCAAGAAGCTCGTCGCCCACACCCGCGCCCTCGACCCGACGCGGCTGATTTCCGCCGCCATGGAGCGGCACTCGCCCGCGGACGATCCCAGCACGAGCATTGTCGAGGACGAGCTCGCCGAGGTGACCGACCTCGTGAGCTTCAACCAGTACATCGGCTGGTACGTGGGCATGCCCGACGATTGCGCCAAGGCGAAGTGGATCATCAATTACAACAAGCCGGTCATCGTGAGCGAATTTGGCGCCGACGCCCTCCAGGGCCTCCATGGCGACCGACGCGCCCGCTTCACGGAGGAGTTCCAGGCCGACCTTTACGCGCAGACCCTGACGATGCTGGAGAAGATCCCGCAGCTGCGCGGCATGACGCCATGGATCCTGTGTGATTTCCGTTCCCCGCGCCGGCACCTGCCGAACATCCAAGATGGCTGGAATCGCAAGGGGCTCATCGGCGAGAATGGCACGCGCAAGATGGCCTTCGGGGTGTTGCAGGAGTATTACGCCCGCAAGGCGGCGGCATACGCCAAGCCCTGA
- the katG gene encoding catalase/peroxidase HPI produces the protein MESHPASPGGKCPFPHLHGTTPPPAPTSAGGLSNRDWWPNQLNLRILHQNSALSDPMGPDFDYAAEFKKLDLAALKKDLVALMTDSQPWWPADFGHYGPFFIRMAWHSAGTYRTADGRGGAGAGQQRFAPLNSWPDNANLDKARRLLWPIKQKYGKQISWADLMILTGNCALESMGFKTFGFGGGRADVWEPEEDVYWGSETTWLGDKRYAGDRELENPLAAVQMGLIYVNPEGPNGQPDPLASARDIRETFARMAMNDEETVALIAGGHTFGKTHGAAAATHVGREPEAAGLAAQGLGWASTYASGKGADTITSGLEVIWTTTPTKWSNNYFENLFRYEWELTKSPAGAHQWVAKDAEATVPDAYDPAKKHRPTMLTTDVALRVDPAYEKISRRFLDHPDQFADAFARAWFKLTHRDMGPKALYLGAEVPAEDLLWQDPIPAVDHPLVDAADIAALKTRILASGLAVSELVFTAWASASTYRGSDKRGGANGARIRLAPQKDWEANQPARLAKVLKTLEGIQQAFNAAQTGGKKISLADLIILGGSAALEQAAQKAGQNVTVPFTPGRMDASAAQTDAEAFAPLEPVADGFRNYQKTRFTLPAEQLLVDRAQLLSLTAPEMTVLVGGLRVLNANHGKSPHGVFTARPETLTNDFFVNLLDLANEVKPTSPAEELFEIRDRATGDVKWTGTRVDLVFGSNSQLRALAEVYAERDAAGKFVRDFVAAWTKVMNADRTDLG, from the coding sequence ATGGAATCCCATCCTGCATCCCCCGGCGGCAAATGCCCCTTCCCCCACCTCCACGGCACCACCCCGCCCCCCGCCCCCACGAGCGCCGGCGGCCTGTCCAACCGCGACTGGTGGCCGAACCAGCTCAATCTCCGCATCCTCCACCAGAACTCGGCCCTCTCCGATCCCATGGGACCGGATTTCGACTACGCGGCTGAGTTCAAAAAACTCGACCTGGCCGCCCTGAAAAAGGATCTCGTCGCCCTCATGACCGACTCGCAGCCCTGGTGGCCCGCCGACTTCGGCCACTACGGCCCGTTCTTTATCCGCATGGCCTGGCACAGCGCGGGCACCTACCGCACCGCCGACGGCCGCGGCGGCGCCGGCGCCGGCCAGCAACGCTTCGCCCCGCTCAACAGCTGGCCGGACAACGCCAACCTCGACAAGGCCCGCCGCCTGCTCTGGCCGATCAAACAGAAATACGGCAAGCAGATCTCGTGGGCCGACCTCATGATCCTCACCGGCAACTGCGCCCTCGAGTCCATGGGTTTCAAAACCTTCGGCTTCGGCGGCGGTCGCGCCGACGTCTGGGAACCCGAGGAGGATGTCTACTGGGGCTCGGAAACCACCTGGCTCGGTGACAAGCGCTACGCCGGCGACCGCGAGCTCGAGAATCCGCTCGCCGCCGTGCAGATGGGTCTCATCTACGTCAACCCCGAGGGCCCCAACGGCCAGCCCGACCCGCTCGCCTCCGCCCGCGACATCCGCGAGACTTTCGCCCGTATGGCCATGAACGACGAGGAAACCGTCGCCCTCATCGCCGGCGGCCACACCTTCGGCAAGACCCACGGCGCCGCTGCCGCCACCCACGTCGGCCGCGAGCCCGAGGCCGCCGGCCTCGCCGCCCAAGGCCTGGGCTGGGCCAGCACCTACGCCAGCGGCAAGGGCGCCGACACCATCACGAGCGGGCTCGAGGTCATCTGGACCACCACGCCAACCAAGTGGAGCAACAACTACTTCGAAAACCTCTTCCGCTACGAATGGGAGCTGACCAAGAGCCCCGCCGGCGCCCACCAGTGGGTCGCCAAGGACGCCGAAGCCACCGTCCCCGACGCCTACGACCCCGCCAAGAAGCACCGGCCGACCATGCTCACCACCGACGTCGCCCTGCGCGTCGATCCCGCCTACGAGAAAATCTCCCGCCGCTTCCTCGATCACCCGGACCAGTTCGCCGACGCCTTCGCGCGCGCCTGGTTCAAGCTCACGCACCGCGACATGGGCCCGAAGGCCCTCTACCTCGGCGCGGAGGTGCCCGCCGAAGATTTGCTCTGGCAGGATCCGATCCCCGCCGTCGACCACCCGCTCGTCGACGCCGCGGATATCGCCGCCCTCAAGACCCGGATCCTCGCCTCCGGCCTGGCCGTCTCGGAGCTCGTGTTCACCGCCTGGGCCTCCGCCTCCACCTACCGCGGCTCCGACAAGCGCGGCGGCGCCAACGGCGCCCGGATCCGCCTCGCCCCCCAGAAGGACTGGGAAGCCAACCAGCCCGCCCGCCTCGCCAAGGTTCTCAAGACTCTCGAAGGCATCCAGCAGGCCTTCAACGCGGCCCAGACCGGCGGCAAGAAAATCTCCCTCGCCGACCTCATCATCCTCGGCGGTTCCGCCGCCCTCGAGCAGGCGGCGCAGAAAGCCGGGCAGAATGTGACCGTCCCCTTCACCCCCGGACGCATGGACGCCTCCGCGGCGCAGACCGACGCCGAGGCCTTCGCCCCGCTCGAGCCGGTGGCGGACGGGTTCCGCAACTACCAGAAGACCCGCTTCACGCTCCCCGCCGAGCAGCTCCTCGTCGACCGCGCCCAGCTGCTGAGCCTGACTGCGCCGGAGATGACCGTCCTCGTCGGCGGCCTGCGCGTGCTCAATGCCAACCACGGCAAGTCGCCGCATGGCGTCTTCACCGCGCGTCCCGAGACGCTCACCAACGACTTCTTCGTCAACCTGCTCGACTTGGCCAACGAGGTGAAACCCACCTCGCCCGCCGAGGAGCTGTTCGAGATCCGCGACCGCGCCACCGGCGACGTGAAGTGGACCGGCACCCGCGTGGACCTCGTCTTCGGCTCAAACTCGCAGCTCCGCGCCCTCGCCGAAGTCTACGCCGAGCGCGACGCCGCGGGGAAATTCGTCCGCGACTTCGTCGCCGCCTGGACCAAGGTGATGAACGCCGACCGCACCGACCTCGGCTGA
- a CDS encoding class I SAM-dependent methyltransferase — MKAVDRFLQSWRERKVRAWLKPGARVLDVGCHQGEFFDRLGPAITDSVGLDPLARPRTAATFTLRAIPFAEPLDYPVGRFDAIILLATLEHIRDKAPLAREARRLLTPGGRLIMTVPSPRVDDIVHTLVRLGLADGMSLEEHHGFKPADTDPIFRAGGLELEHHSTFQLGLNHLFVFRRPENEGSRVK, encoded by the coding sequence ATGAAAGCCGTCGACCGCTTCCTCCAGTCCTGGCGTGAACGCAAGGTGCGCGCGTGGCTGAAGCCCGGCGCCCGCGTCCTCGACGTCGGCTGCCACCAGGGCGAGTTCTTCGACCGCCTCGGCCCGGCGATCACCGACAGCGTCGGCCTCGATCCCCTCGCCCGGCCGCGCACCGCGGCCACCTTCACCCTGCGCGCCATCCCCTTCGCCGAGCCGCTCGACTACCCCGTCGGTCGCTTCGACGCCATCATCCTCCTCGCGACCCTGGAACACATCCGCGACAAGGCCCCCCTCGCGCGCGAGGCCCGCCGCCTGCTCACCCCCGGCGGCCGCCTTATCATGACCGTCCCCTCCCCGCGCGTGGACGACATCGTCCACACCCTCGTCCGCCTCGGCCTCGCCGACGGCATGAGTCTCGAGGAACACCACGGCTTCAAGCCGGCGGACACCGACCCGATCTTCCGCGCGGGCGGGCTCGAGCTGGAACACCACTCGACCTTCCAGCTCGGCCTCAATCACCTGTTCGTTTTCCGGCGACCGGAAAACGAAGGATCAAGGGTCAAGTGA
- a CDS encoding RsmE family RNA methyltransferase: MPDFRAYAPDVPAGAAEIRLGADESHHLVTVNRCGRGDPVTAFDGHGQEWLTECVDPAKAATVLRVKAARPAATRAFSLTLAQALPKGATMDDIVRQATEVGAARLIPLLSERTQVHLDADRADKKIEKWRTTAIEAAKQCGNPWLPAISPLQSLATFLAAPPENELRLIASLHAGTTTLKTALATYARKHGHAPRSALWLVGPEGDFSPAEMTAALTAGFVPVTLGPLVLRSDTAALYALSILSHELGG; encoded by the coding sequence ATGCCCGACTTCCGTGCCTACGCTCCCGATGTTCCCGCCGGCGCGGCGGAGATCCGGCTCGGCGCGGACGAGAGCCACCACCTCGTGACCGTCAACCGCTGCGGCCGCGGCGATCCCGTCACGGCCTTCGATGGCCACGGCCAGGAATGGCTCACCGAGTGCGTGGACCCGGCCAAGGCCGCCACCGTGCTCCGCGTGAAGGCAGCCCGGCCCGCCGCCACCCGCGCGTTTTCCCTCACCCTCGCCCAGGCCCTGCCCAAGGGCGCCACGATGGACGACATCGTCCGCCAGGCCACCGAGGTCGGCGCGGCCCGCCTCATCCCGCTGCTCAGCGAGCGCACTCAGGTTCACCTCGACGCGGATCGCGCCGACAAGAAAATCGAGAAATGGCGCACCACCGCCATCGAGGCCGCCAAACAATGCGGCAACCCCTGGCTGCCGGCCATCTCCCCGCTCCAATCCCTCGCCACCTTCCTCGCCGCGCCGCCGGAAAACGAGCTCCGGCTGATCGCCAGCCTGCACGCCGGGACGACCACCCTCAAAACCGCCCTTGCCACCTACGCGCGGAAGCACGGCCACGCCCCGCGCTCCGCCCTCTGGCTGGTCGGACCCGAGGGTGATTTCTCCCCGGCCGAGATGACCGCGGCCCTCACCGCCGGCTTCGTGCCGGTAACCCTCGGCCCGCTCGTCCTCCGCAGCGACACCGCCGCCCTCTACGCCCTGAGCATCCTGAGCCACGAACTGGGTGGCTGA
- a CDS encoding GxxExxY protein has translation MTENEISRAVVDAAFQLHVELGPGLLESVYETLLACELEHRGFKVVRQQPISFEHRGIRFDEGFRADLIINDKVIIELKSVEDLHPSHKKQLKTYLKLTGKKLGLLINFGAPLIKDGIHRVVLGLPDA, from the coding sequence ATGACGGAGAATGAAATCTCCCGGGCTGTGGTCGATGCGGCGTTCCAGCTGCATGTCGAACTTGGACCGGGCTTGCTCGAATCCGTCTATGAAACACTGCTGGCTTGCGAGCTTGAGCACCGCGGATTCAAGGTTGTCCGCCAGCAACCCATCTCCTTTGAGCACCGCGGTATTCGATTTGACGAGGGTTTCCGTGCTGACCTGATCATAAATGACAAGGTCATCATCGAGCTCAAATCAGTCGAGGACTTGCATCCCTCGCACAAGAAACAGCTCAAAACTTACCTTAAGCTGACCGGCAAGAAGCTTGGATTACTGATCAATTTTGGGGCACCATTGATTAAAGATGGCATCCACCGGGTCGTGTTGGGATTGCCTGACGCCTGA
- the kdsA gene encoding 3-deoxy-8-phosphooctulonate synthase, with protein MLFDPKRLLLIAGPCSLENEAVCRSVAEGLVKLGKKHRELNIVFKGSFDKANRTSLGGRGTGLKEGLRLLALIKREYGFPVLTDIHERPQCAPVAKVVDVLQIPAFLCRQTDLLLAAAKTGAVVNVKKGQFLSPQEMEFVVGKLKQGRATEIWQTERGTTFGYQNLVVDMRSFAQMKALGYPAIFDATHSVQLPGAGGGKSSGRREFVAPLAKAALGAGADGLFIETHPDPDKAISDGPNMVPLAELPALIATCVAVWKAARS; from the coding sequence ATGCTCTTCGACCCCAAGCGGCTGCTCCTCATTGCCGGGCCTTGTTCCTTGGAGAACGAGGCGGTCTGCCGGAGCGTGGCGGAGGGCTTGGTGAAGCTCGGGAAGAAACACCGCGAGCTGAACATCGTGTTCAAGGGCTCGTTCGACAAAGCCAACCGCACCTCGCTGGGCGGCCGCGGCACCGGGTTGAAGGAAGGGCTGCGGCTGCTCGCGCTCATCAAGCGCGAGTACGGTTTCCCGGTCCTGACCGATATCCATGAACGGCCGCAGTGCGCGCCGGTGGCGAAGGTGGTTGATGTGCTGCAAATCCCCGCCTTCCTCTGCCGGCAGACCGATCTGCTGCTCGCCGCGGCCAAGACCGGCGCGGTGGTGAACGTGAAGAAGGGGCAGTTTCTCTCGCCGCAGGAAATGGAATTCGTGGTGGGCAAGCTGAAGCAGGGCCGCGCCACCGAGATCTGGCAGACGGAACGCGGCACGACCTTCGGCTACCAGAATCTCGTCGTGGACATGCGCAGCTTCGCGCAGATGAAGGCGCTGGGCTATCCGGCGATCTTTGACGCCACGCACAGCGTGCAGCTGCCCGGGGCGGGCGGTGGCAAGAGCAGCGGTCGACGCGAATTTGTGGCGCCGCTGGCGAAGGCCGCGCTGGGGGCGGGGGCCGACGGACTCTTCATCGAGACGCATCCCGACCCGGACAAGGCGATCTCGGACGGACCCAACATGGTGCCGCTGGCTGAGCTGCCGGCGCTGATCGCGACGTGCGTCGCGGTGTGGAAGGCTGCGCGGAGCTGA
- a CDS encoding CTP synthase: MENAPDLTASVKYIFVTGGVVSSLGKGLTAGALGALLEMRGLTVRIQKFDPYLNVDPGTMSPFQHGEVYVLDDGAETDLDLGHYERFTSGKLSRANSLSSGQIYEAVIAKERRGDYLGKTVQVIPHVTNEIKERIYRGGKGVDVLITEIGGTTGDIEGLPFLEALRQFALEVGPKECVFIHVTLVPFVTAAGELKTKPTQQSVAKLREIGIQPHLLVCRCEKPLTLEMREKLSMFCNVPVKAVFAAEDVESSIYELPGMLQKQGMDQHVCELLGIKARPNPKNIWADIVHRIKSPKHTVKIGVVGKYIELQDAYKSVYESLAHAGIANHAHVEVIRVDAEELETKTGLKQLSQLDGILVPGGFGDRGIEGKIAAAGYARQNLIPYYGLCLGMQVAVIEYTRNVLGLKKANSMEFEPDTKEPVIALMDEQRNVVQKGGTMRLGAYACSLKPGTLARKAYGTDTVTERHRHRYEVNNDYIERLEKAGMVISGWNPKRGLVEITEIKKHPWFLGVQCHPEFQSKPNKAHPLFAAFIAAAIKNQKKKK, translated from the coding sequence ATGGAAAACGCGCCCGATTTAACGGCATCCGTGAAGTATATTTTCGTCACGGGCGGTGTGGTTTCATCCTTGGGCAAAGGACTCACGGCGGGGGCGCTGGGCGCCCTGCTGGAGATGCGCGGGCTGACCGTGCGCATCCAGAAGTTCGATCCCTACCTGAACGTGGATCCGGGCACGATGAGCCCGTTCCAACACGGGGAGGTCTACGTCCTGGATGACGGCGCGGAGACTGACCTGGATCTCGGCCACTACGAGCGGTTCACCTCGGGCAAGCTTTCCCGCGCCAACAGCCTGTCGTCGGGCCAGATCTACGAGGCCGTGATCGCCAAGGAGCGGCGCGGTGACTACCTCGGCAAGACCGTGCAGGTGATCCCGCACGTGACCAACGAGATCAAGGAGCGCATTTACCGGGGCGGCAAGGGTGTAGACGTGCTGATCACCGAGATCGGCGGCACCACCGGCGACATCGAGGGGCTGCCCTTCCTGGAGGCCTTGCGCCAGTTCGCGCTGGAGGTCGGGCCCAAGGAGTGTGTTTTCATCCACGTGACGCTGGTGCCCTTCGTCACGGCGGCAGGCGAGTTGAAGACCAAGCCCACGCAGCAGAGCGTGGCCAAGCTGCGCGAGATCGGCATCCAGCCGCACCTGCTGGTCTGCCGCTGCGAGAAGCCGCTGACGCTGGAGATGCGCGAGAAGCTTTCGATGTTCTGCAACGTGCCGGTGAAGGCCGTGTTCGCCGCGGAGGACGTCGAGTCCTCAATCTACGAGCTGCCCGGCATGCTGCAGAAGCAGGGCATGGACCAGCACGTGTGCGAGCTGCTGGGCATCAAGGCCCGGCCGAACCCGAAGAACATCTGGGCCGACATCGTGCACCGCATCAAGTCGCCCAAACACACCGTGAAGATCGGGGTCGTGGGCAAGTACATCGAGCTGCAGGACGCCTACAAGTCCGTCTACGAGTCCCTGGCCCACGCCGGCATCGCCAACCACGCCCACGTGGAGGTGATCCGGGTCGACGCCGAGGAGCTGGAGACGAAGACCGGCCTGAAGCAGCTGAGCCAGCTCGACGGCATTTTGGTGCCGGGTGGTTTCGGTGACCGCGGCATCGAGGGCAAGATCGCCGCCGCCGGCTACGCCCGCCAGAATCTCATTCCCTATTACGGCCTGTGCCTCGGCATGCAGGTCGCCGTGATCGAATACACCCGCAATGTGCTCGGCCTGAAGAAGGCGAACTCGATGGAGTTCGAGCCGGACACGAAAGAGCCGGTGATCGCCCTCATGGACGAGCAGCGCAACGTCGTCCAGAAGGGCGGCACGATGCGCCTAGGCGCCTACGCCTGCTCGCTCAAGCCCGGTACGCTGGCGCGCAAGGCCTACGGCACGGACACGGTGACCGAGCGCCACCGTCACCGTTACGAGGTGAACAACGACTACATCGAGCGGTTGGAGAAAGCCGGCATGGTCATCTCCGGCTGGAACCCCAAGCGCGGCCTGGTCGAGATCACGGAGATCAAGAAGCACCCGTGGTTCCTCGGCGTGCAGTGCCACCCGGAGTTCCAGTCCAAGCCCAACAAGGCGCACCCGCTCTTCGCCGCCTTCATCGCCGCGGCGATCAAGAACCAGAAGAAAAAGAAGTAA
- a CDS encoding DUF6941 family protein, with translation MQSKPSLLAWITCDGVHLDPASGKHTILGVFSNIKARSFPVTHPYMVWFLTLTDVQPGTHRIRMSMGLNPANPVELIAREFESQSPLHRINLINELRNLRFDQPGDYAIVIEVDDDPILATNLTVT, from the coding sequence GTGCAGTCCAAACCCTCCCTCCTGGCCTGGATCACCTGCGACGGCGTCCACCTCGACCCCGCCTCGGGCAAGCACACCATCCTCGGCGTCTTCTCCAACATCAAGGCCCGCTCCTTCCCCGTCACCCACCCCTACATGGTGTGGTTCCTGACCCTCACCGATGTCCAGCCCGGCACCCACCGCATCAGGATGTCCATGGGCCTCAATCCCGCCAACCCCGTCGAGCTCATCGCCCGCGAGTTCGAGTCCCAGTCGCCCCTGCATCGCATCAACCTCATCAACGAGCTCCGCAACCTCCGCTTCGACCAACCCGGCGACTACGCCATCGTCATCGAGGTCGACGACGACCCGATCCTCGCCACCAACCTGACCGTGACCTGA
- a CDS encoding adenosine kinase encodes MSSSFELLGIGNPIMDFIAHVDDAFLRAHVPGDIGGMVLVDDDDIARLLGRLGGAVAMTPGGSAANAVLGATKLGLRTTYVGMTGADKTAEDYRANFVAAGGDGSRFKRTNLPHGRCLSMVTADGQRTMRTHLGAAMTLNPDSISVADFHGAKHAHIEGYLLFNPTLAQKVADTARAAGCTLSLELSSFEVVNVARDWILAQLKQGVDIVFANEDEAKALFQHEASYDTYARELAAFGGIAAVKIGKDGAWVARGSELHRIAPVSVTRVADTTGAGDAWAGGFLYGYLRGKSLAGAGALGSALGGECVQHLGAAIPESQWPRLRALADSLK; translated from the coding sequence ATGTCCTCCTCCTTCGAGCTCCTCGGCATCGGCAACCCCATCATGGATTTCATCGCCCACGTGGACGATGCCTTCCTGCGCGCCCACGTCCCGGGTGACATCGGCGGCATGGTGCTGGTGGACGACGACGACATCGCCCGCCTGCTCGGCCGCCTCGGCGGCGCCGTGGCCATGACCCCCGGCGGTTCCGCCGCCAACGCCGTGCTCGGCGCCACCAAGCTCGGCCTGCGCACCACCTACGTCGGCATGACCGGCGCCGACAAGACCGCCGAGGACTACCGCGCCAACTTCGTGGCGGCCGGCGGCGACGGCTCCCGCTTCAAGCGCACCAACCTGCCCCACGGCCGCTGCCTGTCCATGGTCACCGCCGACGGCCAGCGCACCATGCGCACCCACCTCGGTGCCGCTATGACCCTCAACCCCGACTCGATCTCCGTCGCGGACTTCCACGGCGCGAAGCACGCCCACATCGAGGGCTATCTCCTCTTCAACCCCACCCTCGCCCAGAAGGTCGCCGACACCGCCCGCGCTGCCGGTTGCACCCTGAGCCTCGAGCTCTCCTCCTTCGAGGTCGTCAACGTCGCCCGCGACTGGATCCTCGCCCAGCTCAAGCAGGGGGTCGACATCGTCTTCGCCAACGAGGACGAGGCCAAGGCCCTCTTCCAGCACGAGGCCAGCTACGACACTTACGCCCGCGAACTCGCCGCCTTCGGTGGCATCGCCGCCGTCAAGATCGGCAAGGACGGCGCCTGGGTCGCCCGCGGCTCCGAACTCCACCGCATTGCCCCCGTCAGCGTGACCCGCGTGGCCGACACCACCGGCGCCGGCGATGCCTGGGCCGGCGGCTTCCTCTACGGCTACCTGCGCGGCAAGTCCCTCGCGGGCGCCGGCGCCCTCGGTTCCGCTTTGGGCGGCGAATGCGTCCAGCACCTCGGCGCCGCCATCCCCGAATCCCAGTGGCCGCGCCTCCGCGCCCTGGCCGACTCCCTGAAGTAA